The nucleotide sequence AACCACACCCGGCGAGTACCGGATATGGTTGGTTGTGAAAATGATTTTATTTACTGTATTCTCCAGCGTGGGTCGCCTGCGGCCCGTCGGCCGGGAAATGCGGCATCTTTAAAACCGAAGTTGAGGCCCGTGTAGGGGCTTATCCAGAGTTCCTCGGCCTTCTTGTTATAGGTAGTTGAAGGGAACCCGGCGATTTCCGAACCCGCCACAAAGGCAAAGTCAGATGTGGCGTAGGTGTTGATAATCGAGAAGTTGGTCGCTTCCAGGCCACCCGCGATGCCTCTGACCGCAAAGTTTTTGGTATTGGCCTCATCCCAGGCGTGGCCCCAAACGGTGTTCGTGATGCTGATGCCACCCGTTACGTTACTGCGCACACCGGCGGTACCACGCCAGTTGAAAAGGGTACCCCCGCTGGTACCTACCTCGCTCATGGTACAGTTGTTGATCTTGATCGTTTTGGTGTTCTGCCGCGAGGTCATGAACATATTGATCTTGCTGAAAGTGCTGCTTTCAAGCAGGATATTATCTACCGCTGCCATGCCTTCACCATCCGTGTCGGTGGTCAGGATACCGTAGCCGCCTATGCGGTGGATGATGGAATTTTGAATGGTGTAATTGGTGATAAACATCTTGCTTCTTATCCGCAGCACACCCCGTAACTCACTTACGATGCAGTCTTCAATAATCAGGTTTTCCAGGGTAGTTAACACAGACGGGTTGGGGTTAAAAATATAGCTGCTGCCAATTCCCCCGCCGATGATTTCAATACCCGAAAATTTTACCGTATTGAGGCTCGAGCCGTCTGCAATATTCCAGTTGCAGTTGACCATCGTAGCCAGTTTTTCCCCAAAACCATAGGCCGACGTGATGGTGATCGACTTGTTCAGGGGCGTTGTGGGCGTAAGGTACCGTACCCCTTTTTTCAGAACGATGATCGCACCTTCGGCGGCTGTGGAAACGGCAGTTGCCAAAGCGGTGGAATCGTTGGATTTCGACAGATCGACCACATTCGGACCGGTCAGATCCACGGCGGGTTTCATGGTTTTATACACTTCCCAGCCACGTAGCTCGTTACCGCTGTAAATGGCCAGCTGGTAGGACGACAACGGGTCCAGCCCTTCAATGATAATTTCGCCCGCCTTCTGATTACTCTCCGGCACGGGTACGGTTCGCAGGGGCTTGGTGAGTTTTAGGTCGGTACCGGCAAATACCTTGATGGCAGTAACCGGCAAACCAGCCACCTGCCACCGTACTTTGGCGGCATTGTCGATCACATCGTATTTGGCCGGAGTCAGCAGTACGCTGGGAAACTTTTGGGTTCTTACATTCCCCAAATCCGACACTTTGCTGTCATATTGAGGATCTGAGGCGTGGGCCTTGGCCCGTAGTTGGTACAAGGTATTCCAGAACAGCGGATCGCCGTTCAGCGTTGCTTCATCCAGCACCACATAGTTGGTGTCGACCGTAATCGTGTAATCTACCGTCCGGAAGGTATCGCGGCTTACCTCAATCGTGTAGGAATCCACCTGCTTCATTTTGCCCATA is from Salmonirosea aquatica and encodes:
- a CDS encoding DUF5123 domain-containing protein; this translates as MKNKNFVHSFFIILVGCCLLVGCKEDEVFKQTRLFSPVLNKELSSELNTIIVNMGKMKQVDSYTIEVSRDTFRTVDYTITVDTNYVVLDEATLNGDPLFWNTLYQLRAKAHASDPQYDSKVSDLGNVRTQKFPSVLLTPAKYDVIDNAAKVRWQVAGLPVTAIKVFAGTDLKLTKPLRTVPVPESNQKAGEIIIEGLDPLSSYQLAIYSGNELRGWEVYKTMKPAVDLTGPNVVDLSKSNDSTALATAVSTAAEGAIIVLKKGVRYLTPTTPLNKSITITSAYGFGEKLATMVNCNWNIADGSSLNTVKFSGIEIIGGGIGSSYIFNPNPSVLTTLENLIIEDCIVSELRGVLRIRSKMFITNYTIQNSIIHRIGGYGILTTDTDGEGMAAVDNILLESSTFSKINMFMTSRQNTKTIKINNCTMSEVGTSGGTLFNWRGTAGVRSNVTGGISITNTVWGHAWDEANTKNFAVRGIAGGLEATNFSIINTYATSDFAFVAGSEIAGFPSTTYNKKAEELWISPYTGLNFGFKDAAFPGRRAAGDPRWRIQ